One window of the Triticum dicoccoides isolate Atlit2015 ecotype Zavitan chromosome 3B, WEW_v2.0, whole genome shotgun sequence genome contains the following:
- the LOC119279974 gene encoding E3 ubiquitin-protein ligase ATL6-like, whose protein sequence is MAASGKRSLAAVVLAAIASCAAAQTPGGPASHNSMSLSDVMAILFFMAFFFPVFVVLLAFACLRLFRPPDEPPAGDDSSSDRSLHKEGLNAAEIAALPLVSYRDVKQHRIGASGVDPLECAVCLLEFGDDDSLRLLPTCPHAFHPECIGLWLEKHVTCPLCRASVLDPPVLDPEELMQPDLSPEETPAPHESPRRLADQDTVVVLIEDPGYDEEDERTRILARRMRREAAGRQALPRSNSTGHERAGGTEQFALRLPEHVRLEILMSHRLRHVTSAVASVRVREGSAHDPSAGGNSVRSAVARLLSLFAPAGDGRKGDDEEKSGGSSRRRRDESARGAGEDKLRND, encoded by the coding sequence ATGGCCGCCTCCGGCAAGCGTTCCTTGGCCGCCGTCGTTCTCGCGGCGATCGCCTCCTGCGCGGCAGCGCAGACGCCAGGAGGCCCGGCATCGCACAACTCGATGAGCCTCTCCGACGTCATGGCCATCTTGTTCTTCATGGCCTTCTTCTTCCCCGtcttcgtcgtcctcctcgcgtTCGCCTGCCTCCGCCTGTTCCGGCCGCCGGACGAGCCCCCGGCCGGCGACGACTCGTCGTCGGACCGGTCGCTCCACAAGGAGGGCCTGAACGCCGCGGAGATCGCGGCGCTGCCGCTGGTGTCCTATCGCGACGTCAAGCAGCACCGGATCGGCGCCAGCGGGGTCGACCCGCTGGAGTGCGCGGTCTGCCTCCTGGAGTTCGGCGACGACGACAGCCTCCGCCTCCTGCCGACGTGCCCGCACGCGTTCCACCCGGAGTGCATCGGCCTCTGGCTGGAGAAGCACGTCACGTGCCCGCTCTGCCGCGCCAGCGTCCTCGACCCGCCGGTCCTTGACCCCGAGGAGCTAATGCAGCCTGATCTGTCGCCGGAGGAAACGCCGGCGCCGCACGAATCGCCGCGCCGGCTCGCGGATCAAGACACGGTGGTTGTGCTAATCGAAGACCCCGgctacgacgaggaggacgagaggACAAGGATCCTTGCGAGGAGGATGCGGCGCGAGGCCGCCGGGCGCCAGGCGCTGCCGCGGTCGAACTCGACAGGGCACGAGCGCGCCGGCGGGACGGAGCAGTTCGCGCTGCGGCTGCCGGAGCACGTTCGGCTCGAGATCCTGATGTCGCACAGGCTGAGGCACGTGACGAGCGCGGTCGCGTCCGTGCGCGTGAGGGAAGGAAGCGCCCATGACCCAAGCGCCGGAGGAAATTCTGTGCGGAGCGCCGTGGCGAGGCTGCTCTCACTTTTCGCGCCCGCCGGGGACGGGCGGAAGGGAGACGACGAGGAGAAGTCCGGGGGGTCGTCTCGCCGGCGGCGCGATGAGTCTGCCCGGGGAGCAGGAGAAGACAAGCTCAGAAATGattga
- the LOC119278397 gene encoding F-box/FBD/LRR-repeat protein At1g13570-like, giving the protein MDDSHVIQGISWGDMVAHMERGGMDRGMVYFGYNLILHYVYSYLPDPPVSPSPAATLSLSAAPSPPDAVDRISRLPDAVLRDIVSRLPAKDAARTAALASRWRPLWRSAPLTLADSHLLPDGGAGGQLVIGAASPRAVTDAVSRVLAAHPGPFRCVHLTRSTMEEHRGEMARWLDILAAKGVQELVFVNRPLPIDLRLPATIFSCASLTRLHLGIWRLPDTAAVPRAARFPNLRELGLYWNSMEDRDLDFMLERSPVLESLFIMGFQSGLRLRLVNHSIRCIQLGFSFAEDIDVVDAPSLERLFQFAELTDSPKMNNGRSTRKRSSMIKIGSAPKLRVLGYLKPGEQELAGSKENIVPSVQILGIEVQFGVRNAVKKVPGFLRCFPNLETLHVHSHPISEESTGKVNVKFWQDGGPIKCILQSMKKVFFYEFRGSRSEAAFLKFVAEKARVLEQMVVVVAIECFSLGDDNVRVKLKPLTSAKWNSKACRLELFKSPVTDGSGHAYNHELASDFEFADPFDLKYYKRAERISVS; this is encoded by the exons ATGGACGACTCGCATGTGATCCAGGGCATCTCCTGGGGCGACATGGTCGCGCACATGGAGCGCGGCGGCATGGACCGCGGCATGGTGTATTTCGGCTATAACCTGATTCTCCACTACGTCTACAGCTACCTCCCCGACCCGCCCGtctccccctcccccgccgccaCCCTCTCGCTCTCCGCCGCGCCCTCGCCCCCCGACGCCGTCGACCGCATCAGCCGCCTCCCCGACGCGGTCCTCCGCGACATCGTCTCCCGCCTCCCCGCCAAGGACGCCGCGCGCACCGCCGCCCTCGCCTCGCGCTGGCGGCCCCTCTGGCGCTCGGCTCCTCTCACTCTCGCCGACAGCCACCTGCTTCCGGACGGCGGCGCGGGCGGTCAGCTCGTCATCGGCGCTGCCTCTCCCCGCGCCGTCACCGACGCGGTGTCCCGCGTCCTCGCGGCGCACCCGGGGCCCTTCCGCTGCGTCCACCTCACCCGCAGCACCATGGAGGAGCACCGCGGCGAGATGGCCCGCTGGCTCGACATCCTCGCCGCCAAGGGGGTCCAAGAACTCGTCTTTGTCAACCGCCCTTTGCCGATAGACCTGCGCCTCCCCGCCACCATCTTCAGCTGCGCCTCCCTCACCCGCCTCCATCTCGGCATCTGGAGGCTCCCGGACACCGCCGCCGTACCGCGCGCCGCCAGATTCCCCAATCTCCGGGAGCTCGGCCTCTATTGGAATTCCATGGAGGACCGTGATCTCGACTTCATGCTTGAAAGAAGCCCCGTCCTGGAGTCGCTCTTCATCATGGGATTCCAGAGCGGATTACGCCTCCGCCTCGTCAACCACAGCATCCGCTGCATTCAGCTGGGCTTTTCCTTCGCGGAGGACATCGACGTGGTGGACGCCCCTAGCCTGGAGAGGCTCTTTCAGTTTGCCGAGCTCACCGATTCCCCCAAGATGAACAATGGCCGCTCCACCAGGAAACGCTCTTCTATGATCAAGATTGGCTCTGCTCCTAAACTGCGTGTGCTGGGATACCTTAAGCCAGGAGAGCAAGAGCTG GCTGGGAGCAAGGAGAACATTGTCCCTAGTGTGCAGATTTTGGGCATAGAGGTGCAGTTCGGTGTCCGCAATGCTGTCAAGAAAGTGCCTGGCTTCCTCAGATGCTTCCCCAACCTGGAGACGCTCCATGTCCAT TCCCACCCCATATCTGAAGAGTCCACTGGCAAGGTGAATGTCAAGTTCTGGCAGGACGGAGGTCCCATCAAATGCATCCTGCAGAGCATGAAGAAGGTGTTCTTCTATGAGTTCCGAGGGTCGAGAAGCGAGGCTGCTTTCCTCAAGTTCGTCGCGGAGAAGGCTCGGGTGCTGGAGCAGATGGTGGTTGTGGTGGCCATAGAGTGTTTCTCCCTGGGGGATGATAATGTGAGGGTGAAGCTGAAGCCTCTAACCAGCGCAAAATGGAACAGCAAAGCTTGCAGACTAGAGCTCTTCAAGAGCCCGGTCACTGACGGTTCAGGTCATGCTTACAACCACGAACTAGCTTCTGATTTTGAGTTTGCTGACCCTTTTGACCTCAAGTACTACAAAAGAGCAGAAAGGATCTCTGTAAGTTAA